aacacaacgagagagagagagagagagagagagagagagagagagagagagagagagggccaGAAAAGAAGTAGACATAGTTTAGGCGAGAGCAAACCCTATCGGAAGCAGACACATTTTGCTGTGATGGGACGGATGAAAGGATTCACGTTTCGCTAGCGATCACATGGGGGATGCGCCAGGCCGGATATGAAGGGCGCGCGaatagcgaaaaaaaaggggagaacACCATCAACTTATCTGTAAGCTCTTTCAGCAACTCTACTATCAATAAAACGGCTGCCGGCTGAAGAATAGCGCGCGATGTATGTATTCTACCAGCTACATCATTGTCCACTTGCTCACGAAAGAAATCGACTCTCTTTCACGCTCACGTTTAGATTGGAACCCTTTGCGCGTCGAGGGAATTTATCAACAACATCGATGAGCCTGCATCTTTCCTTTCTCCATCTTTTCTGCTTAAAATGCTTCGAGTGATATCGGTCATATATCTAGCTCCCTAGAAGGAGACGCGCATTGCAGCGAAATCTAagaatcgttttattttttttttttcaacgaaCGAGACGTGTGCCCATGACGAATGATTTAAAGTAATTTTCGGCAACAAGCAGTTGCTTGTTTgtaaataagtttttttttttaatagaataTAAGGAAATGTCTCTATTCCAAGAAGCCGTTTCCATTTTGTTATCATTTGCCTCGCTTGCAACAACGCTCTCGCGAGATCGACCATTCCAAACATTTTTGGAGCATAGGCTGAGGAACAATGTTACTATAGAATTTGCAAAACAAGCAGCAGCGGGTAGAAAATTTGCCTGAACGTCACTAGTGTCGCGTTTCGCAACATCCCATCGCAGCACCCATTGTACGGGCGCGATTCCGCGACCACGTTGCCTTAGTAACCGGGAGCGAGACAGCCGCCGCAggtaaaaaaagcaaactcaGTCGGCGGCGCGTGCGTTCCAGTCAGTTTGCAGATGTTGGCGTGGTCAGATCAAAACACCATATCACACCGAGTCAGACGCACCATTCCGCTTATGGTTCTAGCATTCCGGAAATAAAGCAGACGCTAGAAAGCTGAAAGCGATGGCTGCCTGTGCATTAAACGTCGCAAGGCTCCACTTTTTGTTGGAAGTGTTCGAAATAGCCAACAATCCCGAGAACGATGGTTTGAAGTGGAGTGTGGACGGAAGATGGCTAATCGTGAACCTGCCGGCACTGGCCCTGTATTTGCAATCGGTCATCCAAAACCCCGATCCACTCGACTGGTTTGTGCATCATCTGTCCGGGGCCGGCTTCGTGCAGTGCCCGCTGCAGTTGGTCGACGAGGCGGAGTACAACGCACCGGCGGACCATACGGTCATCTTCTGGCATCCGCGCTTCCACCGCAATCATGCCTGGTTCAACTACCAATGGAGCAGCGAGCCCACCCCGTACCCGCGGCAAGGTGAGTTGGTGATGAACGATTGTGAATGATAGAGAAAAACTGTACTGATGttcttttaaattgttttcttCGCCAATAATACCAGGCAACGAGGAGTAGCCTAACCAATGAAACTGGACAACGTGGAGTAGCCGGTACAGCAGGGCGCCGATCCTGCAAGACgtaagaccaatcgaacgaagAACAGAAAGACGCAGGATGAAGACGAAAGGATTCGTGACCGGCAGACCGTGCGCGCCGCCGTTAAGAACTTCTGCGCGTGCAAACTCAACGCAAATTCCAGTTTTGTGACAGCAATAGCATATGATTCGTGTGTAGGCTGTTAATAAAGCATAGTTTATTGATTCCAAAAAACCAACCTTTTAAGACGGCAGGAAACACAGTGTGAGAGAGTCAGAGCGATAAAACGGTTCCCCATCGTCACGTTCACGATCAACCGGCACAACGATGTACTATAGCGTGAACAAAATTCTCCTTTTCCTGGCggcttgatttttttgttgttgtgcctgTTGTTGCTGTCTCGGCGTTTACAGGCAATAGAAGCGGCTATTTGTCCCCCGTAGTGTATTTTGTGTTCGTCCTGACGCGTGCCGACAATACTTAGGCGGTGTTGTGGATATTAAGGCGGAAGATGTCATGCGCACAGAAGAACGACGCACCGATCGGTTTCAGCACGAACGTCTGGGAGTAGGCGTGCGGTGGATCATCGTCACACTGCGGATGCGGAAGCAGACAGAAAAGGGATGGATTAGCCGAGAGAAAATGGGATTCTGGACGGAAGGGTTCACGATTCGATCATTGAGGGCGCGCGTttcgtcgtgtgtgtgtgtcatcggTTGCACCATAAGCTTACAGTGTTTTTCAGTGGTTCCCATTAGTGACAGGaataatgaagtttttgtcggaatcgattcaggCTAGCtccaaagttttttttagtcgattccggatagtaggacCGGAATCACTttccggaataggaatcggctccgaaatcagaatcggattCGAAATTGGAGTAAttttcggcatctccataagaataggcgtttgggtccaataatgctacgtattgataaccgcaaagaatccaaatttacttgtaaacgatccattctcattgAGATTCCCGGTCCAATTTAAATTCATGAACTGATTCTCACATTCCGGAGCTACTTCCAATTCTGGTGTAAATTCTGATTTCGTTACCGATCCGATTCTGATcgcggaatcgatttcggattccgaatcggaatcggctccagaattgattcccaACACGGAATCGGGATCGGGTAGGTCCTattccgagctcccatcaTTATTTcccatagttgtgggacacctTCTTGACTCTTTCTGAAGACAAATGAACATTATGTGATgcgaattggactctatagcacatGTTTTAAACAAATCGAGTAGGATTTTCCAATGAGTCCAATTGCCAACATATAAAGTACACTTCCCAATTGGAAAGAGctaaggaagtgtcccacaactattaGAACCCGGAAACTCCGGAAAAGGCTATATCAAATAAGCTATTTGGAGCACATCCCTTTCCGAATGATTTAATGGAAAGTCCTCAGGGCAAGGCCAATTCaccatagacacacacacacacacgccacacacCTTCCACAAGCCCGATCGATCGACCATTCCGCGGGGGATCGGTCCAACCGGCGGCCCCGCACCGCCACTTACTTGCAATCTGCCGAGAACGTTTATCAGCACGCCGCCGTCGAACATTGGCTGGGAGTCGACCGCCGTCAGCACACGGGTAATGTTTTGAAACGTGAGACTCTAAAAATGGAAACGCAAACGCCATCAGTGTGCGTGCGCGAAAGAAAGCGCTGTGTGGGGCTGATAGGGGGAAGGGGTGGGTTGCGATCACTAACCTGCAGCTTTTCGAGAATCTTTGCCGCACCCTGGATCTGTTGCCCTTCAAACGTCATGAAGGATAGTTCCGCCTGTTGGATGGGAGGACGAGATTTGATAGGAGAGAAGAGGGTCAGCTAAGGTCGTACTAGAACAGCCCCCCCATCCCGGATGTTCCCCACCCGTCCTTCCTTTTTCGGGGTTTGATGTCACGATGAGGgggtgagagcgagagagagaaaaggaaggataGACAGGTTGGGAGCGAGGATGTGACCGATGAGGTTAGGTGTGCTCAGCTGTAGGACATCCGGGTGGGCGTGCAGGCGAGCGAAACACTCACATTGTACAGGTTGACCAGGGTTGGCCGTTGCGTTGAGTCATCGAACAGCGCGTAGTACTGGGTGACGAATCCTTTGCCGATCTCCTCGTACTGCGGGTTCAGTGCCATGGCTTAGTAGTGGTTGCGGGTGCTCCGTGCCGGATGCCTGCCAAATCCTAGTGTACGCGTTCGGCCGTCGGCCAGCCTCCAACCATCCAAATATACTTCCGTGCGCGCCCCACGCCCCGAGACTGGCTGAAGCTCACGCGTGTGCCCTTTGGTGCACGGAGagcagaacaacaacaaatagcaaaaatatagcaaaaagcACACCCACGCACACGGGCACTCACAATGAGGGGGGAGTTGACGGGCAAGTGCCAGGGAAATCCCTCCGGTAGGGGCGGGGGCCACAGGCCAGGGAACAGAACAGACGGACACCGCGAGCGAACCGTGCGAAAGAATGCCGAAATCGGGCAAACGTCAAAACCACCCGTTAACGGGTTTTTGACAGCGGACCGCTGAAACGGGgtaatggtttatttttaggaGCGATGACCAACACGGCAGTGCGCCCGGGAGATGTGTGTAAGGGACCGGACAGGCCAGGCACGGCTGCGGCACGGCTATTCGCAGCTGGAGTACAAGGCGAACTTGGGTGCGTACGTTCTGGAAGATtgtcgttgtttttctttttgggcTCGCTGCCGTTTTCGATCATCGAGCTGTCATTCGGTGCGgaacggttttgttttgacacGGGCCGAATGACCAGGGTGGCCAGGTTATTTTGGCAATTTTCGGTAGGAGTACCAAAATTGTATCGGTAGTTTTCAGTAGTTTCAGTTTGAGATGTTTTCGGTAGGGTTTGAAACTCAGTTAAAATTATTGTTGAGCTAGGAAGGGGGAGGGCTGCTAatatgcaaaacaaatgttcCACATCACGAACAAATACATCctttacagtagaacgtctgTTATCCGGgagcggattaaccggcgggcggcttaaccgtgcgcataaatgtgacagctgttcaaacgtacagcgaacatttgcggcgatagtcaagtgaacaaccagttttttttgcagctctgtagtgtgtagtggtattttcgaaattcaattTTTGGTCATGAAATGTTGTTAAActtatagttattgattaatataatacagtagaacgtcgattatccgggctcGGGACCgaacggttgccggttaatcgattttcacggataatggtccaagaaatgtcattttcatacaaatattattttattactagtttttttttatttttatgattaatcCAACTTGAataaatcgattaatcgttagtaaaatattattttaatcaataactataggtttaacaactgttcatgaccaaaaattgaatttcgaaaatatcaCTAGACACTTtagagctgcacaaaaatctggttgcccacttgactatcgctgcaaatgttcgctgtacgtttgaacagctgtcacatttatgcgcacggttaagccgcccgccggttaatccgcccccggataatcgacgttctactgtattctACTAATGATTTATCAATTGATTCAAGGTGaattaatcaaaaaattagtggatttcataatttttatatgaatttaacatttcttggaccattatccgtgcaaatcgattaaccggaaaccgtccggtcccgagctgcccagataatcgacgttctactgtatttatTTCAAGGAGACGCCCAAATAGCCAAATTTGCTTATGCAGCCAATTTTGGCaagctaaagatcgctgcttgaattcgccttttgcagtagataaacagcttCAAAGTTCCAAGTGGGTCTTTCAAATAGCgcttaagcagcttccttatgccacgatgccagggattatttttctttgtgttttattttcaagcattgaggaaaaaaacaacaggatttgttttgtttatgtagatgtttatttttaaatccttaatATTCATTAATTACACAAAATGCCACACAATTTACTATTtacaatcacttcactcaatattTCTTCTTTAGTTAACTAATCTAACTTTTGTATCATCTACGGGATTATTGATGCCGTCAGTCTTTGACACTTTAACAAGTTCCACCTCGTACCGATGTGATGCATTAAAACGCTATGATGTTCCACCAAGGTCGGAGCACCTTCTTAATAAGCCTT
The Anopheles arabiensis isolate DONGOLA chromosome X, AaraD3, whole genome shotgun sequence DNA segment above includes these coding regions:
- the LOC120906575 gene encoding probable nuclear transport factor 2 isoform X2; translated protein: MTFEGQQIQGAAKILEKLQSLTFQNITRVLTAVDSQPMFDGGVLINVLGRLQCDDDPPHAYSQTFVLKPIGASFFCAHDIFRLNIHNTA
- the LOC120906575 gene encoding probable nuclear transport factor 2 isoform X1, translating into MALNPQYEEIGKGFVTQYYALFDDSTQRPTLVNLYNAELSFMTFEGQQIQGAAKILEKLQSLTFQNITRVLTAVDSQPMFDGGVLINVLGRLQCDDDPPHAYSQTFVLKPIGASFFCAHDIFRLNIHNTA
- the LOC120906576 gene encoding uncharacterized protein LOC120906576 translates to MAACALNVARLHFLLEVFEIANNPENDGLKWSVDGRWLIVNLPALALYLQSVIQNPDPLDWFVHHLSGAGFVQCPLQLVDEAEYNAPADHTVIFWHPRFHRNHAWFNYQWSSEPTPYPRQGNEE